From the genome of Candidatus Kapaibacterium sp., one region includes:
- a CDS encoding DUF58 domain-containing protein: MPVYAAERSWRQYLKPELLMRLQSLELRARYVVEGFLVGLHRSPYHGFSVEFSEHRQYQPGDEPRLIDWKVYARTDRFYVKQFEEETNVRTLLVLDCSASMGFHHEGVVSKWGYAAVYAAALAYLLLRQKDAVGLALYAADLRLYRPPSARASHFQEIVTALESAEPQGETNVANALSQLAERLRRRSLVVVMSDFLDEPGTTVRALRRLRAQKHEVIAFQVLEPVERTLALGRAAEFHDMETGERVAAHPYFLRRDYQQAVEQHHRQLAMGCAEQGIDFVALDTTVPFDVGLRHYLAKRYRM, from the coding sequence ATGCCAGTGTACGCGGCAGAGCGCTCATGGCGCCAGTACCTGAAGCCAGAACTGCTTATGCGGCTGCAGTCTCTGGAACTGCGTGCGCGCTATGTCGTGGAAGGCTTCTTAGTAGGCCTCCATCGGTCGCCGTACCATGGCTTCAGCGTGGAGTTTTCAGAACACCGCCAGTACCAGCCTGGCGACGAACCTCGGCTCATTGATTGGAAGGTGTATGCGCGGACAGATCGCTTCTATGTCAAGCAGTTTGAGGAAGAGACCAATGTGCGGACCCTTTTGGTGTTGGACTGTAGTGCCTCTATGGGATTCCACCACGAAGGGGTCGTCTCGAAATGGGGCTATGCAGCGGTGTATGCGGCAGCACTAGCATATCTGCTCCTCCGACAGAAGGACGCTGTTGGACTAGCTCTCTACGCCGCGGATCTTCGCCTCTACCGGCCGCCGAGCGCACGGGCCTCCCATTTCCAGGAGATCGTCACGGCATTGGAAAGTGCCGAGCCACAGGGTGAGACTAATGTGGCGAATGCTTTGTCACAGTTAGCAGAACGCTTGCGTCGTCGCAGCCTCGTCGTCGTGATGAGTGACTTCTTAGACGAGCCTGGCACTACTGTTCGCGCACTACGGCGTCTCCGCGCACAGAAGCATGAGGTCATTGCATTCCAGGTGTTGGAGCCTGTCGAACGTACCTTAGCGCTGGGCCGAGCAGCCGAGTTCCACGACATGGAGACAGGGGAGCGTGTGGCAGCCCATCCCTACTTCCTACGGCGCGACTATCAGCAGGCGGTGGAGCAACACCATCGGCAGTTGGCGATGGGATGTGCTGAGCAGGGGATAGACTTCGTTGCCCTAGATACGACGGTTCCCTTTGACGTAGGGCTGCGCCACTATTTAGCGAAGCGATACCGGATGTAA
- a CDS encoding sigma-54 dependent transcriptional regulator, translated as MAVGSVQHHGAANYTILLLEDDPDLGEMLQRYLEQRYRRVYWLTDLPRAVVDFPRLRPDLVLLDIFLGQYSGLELLERLREEGFATPVIVMTAFSDLKMAVRAVKLGAEDFVVKPIDIEQLEIAVERALRNYELRRQVQLLEEQLRLEQPHDIIAVSESLRSILGLARMLAAVDTTVLIVGETGTGKELLARFIHRNSARASAPFVVINCGAIPRELAESELFGYERGAFTGAFDKVHPGKFELANRGTLFLDEVSELPLELQVKLLRVLQEKSFYRLGGKEEVQVDVRVIAATNRDLEQMVREGRFREDLYYRLNVAVIHIPPLRERPEDILPLATAFVDEFNRRFNKRITGFTPEAVSLLMSYPWRGNVRELRNAIERAVLLEQSDVITRETLHFLRVRPWVEGSPDDVFGMLRRFELPPGRHFLAISPHGVSYDEVIKDLIQQALTIARGNVTKAAKLLRITRDKLEYRMRVYGIDPSQFCSDPASSLKDY; from the coding sequence ATGGCGGTAGGCTCTGTACAGCACCACGGAGCTGCTAACTACACGATCCTCCTCTTGGAGGATGATCCCGATCTTGGAGAGATGTTGCAGCGCTACCTTGAGCAGCGATATCGCCGTGTCTATTGGCTGACAGATCTCCCGCGAGCTGTTGTGGACTTCCCTCGGCTTCGCCCAGATTTGGTGCTACTGGATATCTTCTTGGGACAGTATAGTGGCTTGGAGCTTCTAGAGCGATTGCGAGAAGAGGGGTTCGCTACCCCTGTCATCGTAATGACAGCCTTCTCCGACCTCAAGATGGCGGTGCGAGCGGTGAAGCTTGGAGCTGAAGACTTTGTTGTCAAGCCGATTGACATTGAGCAGTTGGAGATTGCTGTTGAGCGAGCACTGCGTAACTATGAGCTGCGGCGCCAGGTACAGCTGCTGGAGGAGCAGCTCCGACTCGAGCAGCCCCACGACATCATTGCTGTCTCCGAGAGTCTACGCTCAATCCTGGGACTGGCTAGGATGCTTGCAGCAGTTGACACGACGGTTCTCATCGTAGGCGAGACGGGCACGGGAAAGGAGCTGCTTGCACGCTTTATCCATCGGAATTCTGCGCGAGCATCGGCACCGTTTGTGGTGATCAACTGCGGAGCGATCCCCCGAGAGCTTGCCGAGAGCGAGCTGTTTGGCTATGAACGCGGAGCCTTCACAGGTGCTTTTGACAAAGTCCATCCAGGGAAATTCGAGTTAGCGAATCGGGGCACACTGTTTCTAGACGAAGTCTCTGAACTCCCACTGGAGCTACAGGTCAAGCTTCTTCGCGTCCTGCAAGAGAAGAGTTTCTACCGGCTTGGCGGGAAGGAGGAGGTCCAGGTAGACGTCCGCGTTATCGCAGCCACGAATCGGGATCTGGAGCAGATGGTCCGCGAGGGGAGGTTTCGGGAGGATCTCTACTATCGTCTGAACGTTGCCGTCATCCATATTCCCCCGCTGCGGGAGCGGCCGGAGGATATCCTCCCGTTAGCAACGGCCTTCGTCGACGAGTTTAACAGGCGATTCAACAAGCGTATTACAGGATTCACTCCCGAAGCGGTCTCACTGCTGATGTCGTATCCGTGGCGAGGGAATGTTCGCGAGCTCCGTAACGCGATAGAGCGGGCGGTGCTCCTAGAGCAGTCAGATGTTATCACCCGGGAGACCCTCCACTTCCTGCGGGTTCGTCCGTGGGTGGAGGGCTCTCCAGATGATGTCTTTGGAATGCTCAGGCGGTTTGAGCTGCCGCCAGGGAGGCACTTTTTGGCGATTTCCCCTCATGGAGTTTCGTACGACGAGGTCATTAAAGATCTCATCCAGCAGGCCCTGACCATAGCACGCGGGAATGTGACGAAGGCTGCTAAGCTGCTGCGGATTACACGGGACAAGCTGGAGTATCGGATGAGAGTCTATGGCATTGATCCAAGCCAGTTTTGCTCAGATCCCGCAAGCTCCCTCAAGGACTACTAG
- a CDS encoding protein-glutamate O-methyltransferase CheR, with protein MLHFTPPEAFLPFAEAAQQEPSLRHQTFRWLRDFIYQLSGIYIPEHRYYFLKARLLRRLEALGVCPFEEYCDLIGSSSPLAVKERQELLNSVILTDTQFFRSPEQFVALARYVLPELAGKRRHLRLWSAGCAIGEEAYSLAMVVASQRETVLSAHSVEVLATDLSSEAIAKAQAGRYLHLHGLPEEYRGFVSTCHEGYEVVPAVRSLVRFSVQNLLDSVSVRSMAPVDVLFCRNVLLYFAPEVRRRVAAMLVEVLRPGGYLFLGAAETLSELVEGQLQLVRFSGTLAYRKLQDDYVPAR; from the coding sequence ATGCTGCATTTTACCCCTCCAGAGGCATTCCTGCCGTTTGCTGAGGCAGCGCAGCAAGAGCCTAGCCTAAGGCACCAAACATTCCGGTGGCTGCGGGATTTCATCTATCAGCTCAGTGGCATATACATTCCTGAGCATCGCTACTACTTTCTGAAAGCCCGCCTCCTGCGCCGTCTGGAAGCCTTAGGGGTATGCCCGTTTGAGGAGTACTGCGACCTGATTGGTAGCTCTAGTCCTCTAGCAGTGAAAGAGCGTCAGGAGCTTCTGAACAGCGTCATCCTAACCGACACGCAGTTTTTCCGGTCTCCGGAGCAGTTTGTAGCCCTTGCACGGTATGTACTGCCCGAGCTTGCTGGTAAGCGGCGACATCTGCGGCTCTGGAGTGCGGGCTGTGCTATAGGGGAGGAGGCATACTCTCTAGCAATGGTTGTGGCGTCACAGCGGGAGACAGTACTGTCGGCTCATTCTGTGGAAGTGCTCGCGACGGATCTGAGTTCTGAGGCTATCGCAAAGGCCCAAGCTGGGAGATACCTGCATCTCCACGGCCTGCCTGAGGAGTATCGAGGTTTTGTCAGCACATGCCATGAAGGGTACGAAGTTGTTCCAGCGGTGCGATCTTTGGTGCGCTTTTCCGTGCAGAACCTTCTCGATAGCGTCTCGGTGCGCTCAATGGCTCCCGTGGATGTTCTCTTCTGTCGGAATGTCCTCTTATACTTTGCCCCAGAGGTCCGGCGTCGGGTGGCGGCAATGCTAGTAGAGGTCTTGCGTCCAGGGGGCTATCTCTTCTTAGGGGCAGCGGAAACGCTATCAGAGCTTGTGGAGGGACAGTTGCAGTTGGTGCGTTTCTCTGGGACACTGGCTTACCGGAAGCTACAAGATGATTACGTTCCAGCAAGGTAG